In Anticarsia gemmatalis isolate Benzon Research Colony breed Stoneville strain chromosome 4, ilAntGemm2 primary, whole genome shotgun sequence, one DNA window encodes the following:
- the Mul1 gene encoding mitochondrial E3 ubiquitin protein ligase 1, producing the protein MEFLSEIVGETVILGIDSLILGFCVKQLSKCKHILNALQTAPVLDIDATLNKEINKYPNDIIPYVVIRGLVKPLGNPITSNYNNSVTGVVQRLTIKEHVIARTSAGFWSDQTRTIHEVCNSTPFVLNNGKYSIEVVDALTAELLDMDVISDKFEPMSPGVIDHVWGFFSGVRQRGLQTMEEMLRDGSYITAIGELSRSHSGSLKIQPPRDGLPLYLTTATKSSLLKRLASSRDFLRVLLVLFGSVAVAASCRIAYKYIKRRKRRAIEDNMKKQLAAGRRQRRAHARDKNLTEAQLCVVCTENPKEIILLPCGHVCLCEDCSDNITDTCPICRERIESRAPAFIT; encoded by the exons ATGGAATTTTTGTCGGAAATAGTTGGGGAAACGGTGATACTCGGGATAGATTCGCTTATCTTGGGATTTTGTGTGAAACAGCTGAGCAAATGTAAACATATCCTGAATGCCCTACAG ACAGCACCGGTTCTAGATATAGATGCCACTCTGAACAAAGAGATCAACAAGTACCCCAATGACATAATCCCTTATGTGGTGATCAGAGGGCTGGTGAAGCCACTGGGCAACCCCATCACTAGCAACTATAATAATTCGGTCACTGGGGTTGTGCAGag GCTAACAATAAAAGAGCATGTAATAGCAAGAACATCAGCGGGCTTCTGGTCTGATCAGACTCGCACTATACATGAAGTGTGCAACTCCACTCCCTTCGTGCTCAACAATGGCAAATACAGCATCGAGGTGGTGGATGCACTTACTGCTGAGTTACTTG aCATGGATGTCATATCAGACAAGTTTGAGCCCATGTCCCCTGGTGTAATAGACCATGTGTGGGGCTTCTTCTCCGGCGTGCGCCAACGTGGCCTGCAAACTATGGAAGAGATGCTCCGCGATGGCTCCTACATCACAGCTATAGGAGAGCTCAGTAGGAGCCATAGTGGCTCCCTCAAAATACAGCCGCCCAGAGATGGACTACCCTTGTATTTGACGACGGCTACTAAATCCAGCTTATTGAAACGATTGGCGAGCTCTAGGGACTTCCTAAG GGTGCTACTGGTGCTATTCGGCAGCGTAGCCGTTGCTGCATCTTGTCGCATCGcgtacaaatatattaaacgtCGCAAGCGCCGCGCCATAGAAGATAACATGAAGAAACAGCTCGCGGCCGGCCGGCGACAGAGACGAGCTCACGCGCGCGACAAGAACCTGACGGAAGCACAGCTTTGTGTTGTATGCACTGAGAACCCTAAAGAG ATAATCCTGCTACCATGCGGCCATGTCTGCCTATGTGAAGATTGTTCTGACAACATAACAGACACCTGCCCCATCTGCCGCGAGAGAATAGAGTCGAGGGCACCTGCCTTCATCACGTAG